In Vicinamibacterales bacterium, the genomic stretch GTCGGGCACGGCGGTGAAGCGGGCGTCGATGCCGTTGTAGACGACCTCCACCTGGTCCGGCGCCAGCCCCGTGTAGTGCAGGATGTCGCGCTTGGAGGCCTCCGACACGGTCAACACGCGATCGGCCTTCTTCGCGGCGAGCCGGATCATGGCGTGCGCGTAGGCGAAGGCCGACCGGTTCGGCAGGTACTCGGGGAACCGGAGGTGGATGCAGTCGTGAATCGTCACGACGGTCCGGCAGCGCGTGAGCATGGGCAGCACGTAGTGCGGTTCGTGCAGGAGGTCGGCGCGCACGCGGGCGACGGCGCGCGGAATCCGCCACTGCTCGCCAACCGAGTAGGGCCGGGCGGTCTCCACGACGGCCTCGAAGTTCGGGCCGGCCGCGGCCGCCGTCCCGACGTCCTCGGGGCGGGTCAGGATGACGTAGTGCGAGGACGGATCCTGGGCGCCGATCTCGGTCACGAGGTTGCGGATGTACGTGCCGATGCCGAAATCGTGCAGCTTTCGCGCGTCGATGGCGATCCGCATGGGCCTCCGCAGTCTAGCAGCCCGGGCCGCGGCGGCGCCTCGCCGCCGGCTGCGGCGACGCGCGGCGCCTCGCGCCCGCTCAACCGACGTCGAAGCCGCGGCGGCGCAGCCACCAGGCCAGGAGTGGCGCCCACGCGGGATGGTGCTTCCGGTAGAACGCCAGCTGGCTGACGCGCCGCTTCGCCTCGGTCGCCTGCGGCGCCGTCGCGGCCGCCCGGCCGCCGAGGTGCGTGATGGTCGCCTCCGGCACGTACACGACCCGTCGCCCGCGCGCGCGGAAGGCGGCGCAGAGGTCCACGTCCTCCGTGTACATGAAGTACCGCTCGTCGAGCAGGCCGACGGCGTCGAGGTCGGCACGCCGGGCCAGCAGGCACGCGCCGCTCACCCAGTCCCTGTCTCCGCCGCGGGCGGTCTCCCGGGCCACGCGCGCCTCGGCCCACGGCCGGCCCGCCGCGTAGGCCCGCATCAGGCGGCGCTGCGTGAACTCGGCCCACGGGCCGATCATGGGGCCGAAAGACAGCTCGACGCGGCCGTCGGCGTCGATGAGGCGCGGGCCGGCCGCCGCGGCCGACGGGTCCGCCAGGAGGGCCCCGGCCAGCCGCGCAATCGCGCCGTCGCCGACGATGGTGTCGGGGTTCAGCAGCAGGACGAGGTCGCTCGAGGTGGCGCGGATGCCCAGGTTGTTGGCGCGGGAGAAGCCGAGGTTGGCGCCGGCGTCGATGGCCATGACCGCCGGCCGCGTCTTCGCCAGCCAGTCGAGCGTGCCGTCGGACGAGCGATTGTCGACGACGGCGATGGTGGTGGGGAAAGGCGCAGTCCGCGCCTCCAGACTCTCGAGGCAGCGTTCGAGGTCCGCGCGCACGTTGTAGCTCACGATCACGATCGCGAGCGTGGGCGTGGGCTCAGCCACGGCCGGCCTCCTCGAGGCACGCCAGCACGCGCGCCGCCGCCGCGTCCCATCGGTAGCCAGCGAGCACGGGTGCTGCCGCCGAGCGGAAGCGGGCGCGCTCGTCGGGATCATCCAGGAGGCGCGCGATGGCGTCGGCGACGTCGGACGTGATCGCGGGGCCGTCGCTCACCCGCCAGGCCGCGTCGCCATAGATCTCGCGCGCCACTGGCGTGTCGAGGACGACCGGCACGGCGCCTCGCGCCATCGCCTCGAGGGGCGTGAAGCCGAACCCCTCGTACCGCGACAGGAACACGAAGACCGCGGCGTCACCATACAGGCGCTCGAGCGTCGGATCGTCCACCCAGTCGTGCACGCGGACGCGCTCGCCGAGGCCGCGCGCGGCGATGAGCGCGGCGATGTCCACGAACGGCTGCGTGCGGTTGGCGCCGACGAGATCGAGCCTGGCGGTGGGATGCCGGGCTGCCACCACCTGGAAGGCGTCGATGAGGACGTCGAGCCGCCGCCGCTGGAAGAGCGTGCCGACGTACAGCACGGCTGGCGCGCGTCCGTCCGCCGGCGGCCCGGGCGGAGGCTGGACGCCGCTGTGCACGACGCGCACGCGGGCTTCGTCGACGCCCGTGAACCGTACGATCTCGGAGGCGGAAAAGGCCGACGGCGCCAGCACGATCCGGGCGCGACGCGCGGACCACGCCGTGACCCATCGCCGCCGCAGCCCCTCGCGCCACGAGAACCACTCGGGATGCGCGAAGAACGAGACGTCGTGGACCGTCACGACGATGGGCGTCCCCGTCAGGAGCGGCGCCGTGTACGCGGGCGCGAAGAGGACGTCGGGGCGGTCGTGCGCGACCGCGCGGGCCAGGTCCCACTGCTCCCAGGCGGTCCCGCCGGCGCCGGCCAGCAGGCGTGCCGAGGACCGCCAGGCGTCGGGCGCCAGCGCGGCGGGCCGATGCGCGTAGAGCACGAACTCGTGCCGGCGGGCCGCGCCCGACGTGGTCCAGGCGTCGAGCAGGGCCGCCAGGTAGCGCCCGACGCCCGTGGGCCGATCGGCGAGCTCGCGCGCGTCCACGGCGATCCGCATCAGGCTCGCTCCGCCCGGGCGGCCATCGCCAGCCGATAGGCGTTCCACGTGGCCGCGGCCGTCGTCGCCCACGAGAAGCCGGCCGCGCGCACGAGGCCGCGCGCGCCGAGCGCGCCCGCGCGGGCCTCGTCCAGCAGTCCCTCGATGGCGTCGGCCCACGCCTCGGGGGCGTCGAGCGGGGCGACGATGCCGGCCGTGCCGACGACCTCCGGCAGCGCGCCCGCCGGTGAGACGACCACCGGCACGCCGCAGGCCATCGCCTCGAGCGCCGGCAGGCCGAAGCCCTCGTCCAGCGACGGCACCAGGACGGCTCGGGCATCGGCGTAGAGGCGGAGGCGGGTGGCGTCGTCCACGTAGCCCATCATTTTCACGTGTCCGATCAGCGGCGGACGGGCGGCGCGGTCCGCCCACGCGGCGCCGCCGGCGGCGACCCGGCCCGCGACCACGAGCGGGGGCGCGTCGGCCCGTCGCTCGCGCAGCCGGGCGTAGGCGTCGAGGACGAGGCCCAGGTTCTTCCGGGGTTCGAGCGTCCCGATGACGAGGAGCGTCCGGCCGGGGGCCTGGCCGCGCATCGACCGGACGCCGGCCGCCCAGGCGGGGGCGCCGAGGGGCGTCGTCGTGACCTTTTCCGGCGGCACGCCGAGGGTCGTGGCGACGAGGCCGGCGGCGTACGCCGATCCGGCGATCACGTGGTCCGCCGTCGTCACGTGGCGGCGCGCGAGGGCGACGAAGTCGCGGCGGACGGCGTCGGCGCCCGCGTCCGGTTCCGCCAGGAAGTGCAGGTCGAACACCGTGACCACCTGCGCGGCGCGACGGGCCGGCACGCGAAGCGGCGTCGGGGAGTGGACGACATCGACGTCGCCGGCGAACGCCTCGACGGGCGGCCACGCCAGCCGGTGCCAGGCCCACGTGAGCGCCCGGACCGGGACCCGGCGATCGATGACACGCACGCCCGGCGCGGCCTGCCCGAGCGTCTCGTCCACGCGGTCGCGCCACGACGACGAGAAAGCCGTGACCGTCGAGCCGGCTGGCGGCGCCGCGGCAAGGGCCCGCGTCAGCTCGTGCACGTACTCGCCGATGCCGGTTCGCGCCCGAAGCGCGGGACGGTAGTCGACGAGCACACGCACGTTCGCGAACGGTACCACGGCTGCACAGTGACGACAAGTCCTTGTGGGTCAGTATGTTGACAGGAGTCTCCGCGGGATGGTACGGTGTCGTGTTTCTCTGGGCGCCGATTGGGCGGCCCGCTGAGCACATCCGGGGGCGTGCATGAAAGTCGCGGTGGTGGGGACGGGATACGTCGGGCTGGTGGTGGGCGCCTGCCTGGCCGAGAGCGGCAACGACGTCATCTGCGTGGACAAGGACGAGGCCAAGGTGCGGATGCTCCGGCGGGGGAAGAGCCCGATCTACGAACCGGGCATCGAAGACCTGCTGCGGCGGAACAAGGCCGAAGGCCGGCTGACGTTCACGACGGACCTTCCCAAGGCCGTCCGCCAGTCGACCATCATCTTCATCGCCGTGGGAACGCCGCAGGGCGAGGACGGATCCGCGGACCTGCAGCACGTGCTGGGGGTGGCGAAGTCCATCGCCAAGGCCATGAACGGCTACAAGGTGATCGTGGACAAGAGCACCGTGCCCGTGGGCACGGCCGAGCGGGTCCGCGACATCGTCCGCCGCGAGACCAC encodes the following:
- a CDS encoding glycosyltransferase family 2 protein gives rise to the protein MAEPTPTLAIVIVSYNVRADLERCLESLEARTAPFPTTIAVVDNRSSDGTLDWLAKTRPAVMAIDAGANLGFSRANNLGIRATSSDLVLLLNPDTIVGDGAIARLAGALLADPSAAAAGPRLIDADGRVELSFGPMIGPWAEFTQRRLMRAYAAGRPWAEARVARETARGGDRDWVSGACLLARRADLDAVGLLDERYFMYTEDVDLCAAFRARGRRVVYVPEATITHLGGRAAATAPQATEAKRRVSQLAFYRKHHPAWAPLLAWWLRRRGFDVG
- a CDS encoding glycosyltransferase family 1 protein → MVPFANVRVLVDYRPALRARTGIGEYVHELTRALAAAPPAGSTVTAFSSSWRDRVDETLGQAAPGVRVIDRRVPVRALTWAWHRLAWPPVEAFAGDVDVVHSPTPLRVPARRAAQVVTVFDLHFLAEPDAGADAVRRDFVALARRHVTTADHVIAGSAYAAGLVATTLGVPPEKVTTTPLGAPAWAAGVRSMRGQAPGRTLLVIGTLEPRKNLGLVLDAYARLRERRADAPPLVVAGRVAAGGAAWADRAARPPLIGHVKMMGYVDDATRLRLYADARAVLVPSLDEGFGLPALEAMACGVPVVVSPAGALPEVVGTAGIVAPLDAPEAWADAIEGLLDEARAGALGARGLVRAAGFSWATTAAATWNAYRLAMAARAERA
- a CDS encoding glycosyltransferase family 1 protein, with the translated sequence MRIAVDARELADRPTGVGRYLAALLDAWTTSGAARRHEFVLYAHRPAALAPDAWRSSARLLAGAGGTAWEQWDLARAVAHDRPDVLFAPAYTAPLLTGTPIVVTVHDVSFFAHPEWFSWREGLRRRWVTAWSARRARIVLAPSAFSASEIVRFTGVDEARVRVVHSGVQPPPGPPADGRAPAVLYVGTLFQRRRLDVLIDAFQVVAARHPTARLDLVGANRTQPFVDIAALIAARGLGERVRVHDWVDDPTLERLYGDAAVFVFLSRYEGFGFTPLEAMARGAVPVVLDTPVAREIYGDAAWRVSDGPAITSDVADAIARLLDDPDERARFRSAAAPVLAGYRWDAAAARVLACLEEAGRG